A single Lactuca sativa cultivar Salinas chromosome 8, Lsat_Salinas_v11, whole genome shotgun sequence DNA region contains:
- the LOC111904645 gene encoding G-type lectin S-receptor-like serine/threonine-protein kinase At4g03230 isoform X3: protein MMMSSTVRTLTSWKSLEDPACGRFVFQVDPLTNRYCIFDSSLGHYSWKSGSMSKNSFDDNQIYPQALKFLYNTQKKQNISLLNRSLPNYNGIEPYSRLVMNHTGHIQYFHWSNGSDSEQWVLDWQEPKDNCSRYGVCGLFGMCTQNKDSFTCSCLHGFEPTSPDEYKARDYKSGCKRTSEIICDKGTNDTFLNKTMISMDDTTLPFFKSENESECIKKCLENCTCLAYSYSSPNKGEIWDLSRNATQGGCWFWDSAPNNLRDNGLHIISFRVSKGSIIYSSYGKSKPETEKRLLAIVIVVIVTALVISTFCGISYILFKILVKRSENNQRSIEVQSSDLRRRITDLLDLDHSKEDDKEGIDVPYFELESIMTATDDFSEKNRLGEGGFGPVYKGKLPGGKEIAVKRLSSLSGQGLQEFKNEVMLIAKLQHRNLVRLLGYCIVGDEKMLLYEYMPNRSLDKFIFDRTMCTSLGWEMRFNIIMGIARGLNYLHHDSRLRVIHRDLKTSNILLDEDMNPKISDFGLAKIVQGKDLEATTDRVMGTFGYMSPEYALDGLFSIKSDVFSFGVVMLEIISGKRNIGFYQSRRSISLLGHAWNLWKEDKPFELMDQILMESCKSSEVLKCIIVGLLCVQGDLDDRPNMTNVILMLSGDIVTLPSPKEPAFIPGRDYVISSSSSSSKTNTQSKNMLTITKLDGR from the exons ATGATGATGAGCTCAACCGTAAGAACATTGACATCCTGGAAAAGTTTAGAAGACCCTGCATGTGGACGCTTTGTGTTTCAGGTAGATCCATTAACAAACCGATACTGCATTTTTGACTCATCACTGGGTCATTATAGTTGGAAAAGTGGGAGCATGTCGAAGAATAGCTTTGATGATAATCAAATTTACCCTCAGGCATTAAAATTTCTGTATAACActcaaaagaaacaaaatataTCTCTTCTTAACAGATCACTTCCTAACTACAACGGAATCGAGCCTTACTCAAGGCTAGTAATGAATCATACTGGTCATATACAATATTTTCATTGGTCAAATGGATCAGATTCAGAACAATGGGTTTTGGATTGGCAAGAGCCAAAAGATAATTGTAGCAGATATGGTGTGTGTGGCTTATTTGGGATGTGCACCCAAAATAAGGATTCGTTCACATGTAGTTGCTTGCATGGATTTGAACCTACTTCACCCGATGAGTATAAGGCTCGTGATTACAAGTCTGGATGCAAGAGAACTTCTGAAATTATATGTGATAAAGGAACAAACGACACATTCCTGAATAAAACGATGATTAGTATGGATGATACAACGTTACCCTTCTTTAAATCAGAAAATGAATCGGAATGCATAAAGAAGTGTCTTGAAAACTGCACGTGCTTGGCTTATTCTTATAGTTCTCCAAACAAGGGAGAGATATGGGACCTAAGTCGCAATGCAACCCAAGGCGGTTGCTGGTTCTGGGATTCTGCCCCAAATAATCTTCGAGACAACGGTTTACATATTATTTCCTTTCGTGTTTCTAAAG GTTCTATCATCTATTCATCATATGGAAAATCAAAGCCTGAAACCGAAAAACGTCTTCTTGCTATTgttattgttgttattgttacgGCTCTAGTGATTTCAACATTTTGTGGTATTAGCTATATTTTGTTTAAAATATTGGTGAAAAGAAGTG aaaacaaccaacGAAGCATAGAAGTTCAATCTAGTGATCTGAGGAGACGCATCACAGATTTACTTGATCTAGATCACTCAAAAGAAGATGACAAAGAAGGCATTGATGTGCCATATTTTGAGTTGGAAAGCATAATGACTGCTACTGATGACTTCTCAGAGAAAAATAGGCTTGGAGAAGGTGGATTTGGGCCTGTGTACAAG GGTAAGCTTCCTGGAGGGAAAGAAATTGCTGTGAAGCGGTTGTCAAGCCTCTCTGGACAAGGTTTACAAGAGTTCAAAAATGAGGTTATGCTAATTGCTAAACTTCAACATCGAAATCTTGTAAGACTACTAGGATACTGCATTGTTGGAGACGAAAAGATGCTACTCTATGAATACATGCCAAATAGAAGCTTAGACAAGTTCATATTTG ATCGAACGATGTGCACATCACTGGGCTGGGAAATGCGATTCAATATCATTATGGGAATTGCTAGAGGACTAAACTATCTCCACCATGATTCTAGGCTAAGGGTTATTCATAGGGATTTGAAAACAAGTAACATTTTGTTAGACGAGGATATGAATCCAAAAATTTCGGATTTTGGTTTGGCTAAGATAGTTCAAGGTAAAGATTTAGAAGCTACCACCGACAGAGTCATGGGAACTTt TGGTTATATGTCACCAGAGTACGCACTAGATGGGTTATTCTCTATAAAATCTGATGTATTTAGCTTTGGAGTTGTAATGCTAGAGATTATAAGTGGGAAAAGAAACATTGGATTCTATCAATCCCGTAGAAGTATAAGTCTTTTAGGACAT GCATGGAACTTATGGAAAGAAGATAAGCCATTTGAGTTGATGGATCAAATACTAATGGAATCATGCAAATCGAGTGAGGTATTGAAGTGTATAATTGTCGGACTCCTGTGCGTACAAGGAGACCTTGATGATCGTCCAAACATGACGAACGTTATTTTGATGCTTAGTGGTGATATTGTCACGCTTCCAAGTCCAAAAGAACCAGCGTTCATTCCAGGGAGGGACTACGTTATTTCCTCTTCCTCTAGTTCTTCTAAGACAAATACGCAGTCTAAAAACATGTTGACAATCACTAAGCTAGATGGACGCTGA